CCAGCAATTTTAGCTGCAATTCGCCCTAAAATAGCAGCAATTGGTGTATGTACATGAACTAGATCATATTGATTTTCCCGAATGATTTTTGTCAGGTGATAAATACTTTTGAGATTGGAAGTTAATGATATGTTGCGCTCAATATTAACAGGATGTATCTTGTAACCCTTCTTTTGTAATTCTTCTAATTTCTTTCCTGGAGAACAGGCTATACTAACCTCTAAATTTTGCGATAAAAAGTAGTTTATTTGAGGGAGTAAAAGTGCATTTGCTGTACCAGCAATGGCACAAATATGCAATAGTTTCATGATTTTATTTGTGATGTTTGCTATTTTTAAAATTTATAGAAATTATGGATTGTTTTAAACTTGGTAATATGACCGATACCATTTAACAAAATGCTCAATACCCACCTCAATCTTGGTATTTGGTTTAAAACCAACATCTTCTACTAAGGCATCAATATCGGCATAAGTTGTAGGGACATCACCAGGTTGCATTGGTAGTAAACTTTTATTTGCTTTCATACCCAAGTAATTTTCCAGAATTTCGATAAAATGCATTAATTCAACGGGCTGATTGTTACCGATATTGTAATTTTTGTATGGTGCATAACTTGTAGCAGGGTCAGGAGAATATCCTGACCAGTTTGGATTAGGTTCAGCAACTTGATCAACAACGTGAATTACACCTTCAACAATGTCATCAATATAAGTAAAATCACGCCTCATCTTGCCGTAATTGAAGACATCAATGGGTTGTCCTGCCAAAATTGCTTTAGTAAAGATAAATAATGCCATGTCTGGACGACCCCAAGGTCCGTACACAGTAAAGAAACGTAATCCTGAAGTTGGTAAGCCATACAAACTACTGTAAGTATGTGCCATTAATTCATTGGCTTTTTTAGTGGCAGCATACAAACTAACCGGATGGTCTACATTGTCGTGAACTGAGAAGGGAATTTTTGTATTTGCACCATAAACTGAACTCGAAGAAGCAAATACTAAATGTTCTACATTCGTATGACGACAACCTTCCAGAATATTTACGAATCCCACCAAGTTGCTATCTACATAAGCATGGGGATTTTTTAACGAATAGCGAACTCCTGCTTGTGCAGCCAAATTTACGACTTTATTAAAGCTCAATTGAGCGAATAATTTTGAGATGCCTTCTCGATCTGCTAAATCTAATAGATGAAAGCTAAAACCTGGCTTTTCTAAAAGTTGCTCTAACCTATCTTTTTTTAAAGTCACATCGTAGTAATCATTGAGATTATCCAAACCAACAACCTCATCACCTCTTTCTAGTAAGTATTTGCTGAGGTGAAAACCAATAAAACCAGCCGCACCAGTAACTAAAATTTTTGTCATAATTTCAGTTTCTATTTCCTTGCAAGTATTAATTAATGATTGTTGGCTAAATTATTTACCTATTTCTAATTTCCTGCTTAGTTTTCAGCTAACCACGCCTGAAACATCAACACATCCCAAAGATAATATTGCCAATTGCGATTGCCACTTTGGTGTTCGTCCCACTTTTGCCGAATTGGTTGAGGATTAAAAAACCCTTCTCGTTGCAATCGAGACTCATCTAGTAAATCTTCTGCCCATTCTCGTAAAGGTCCACGTAACCAGCTATCAATCGGAATACCGAAGCCTTTTTTTGGACGCTCGATTAATTCTTTAGGTACGTACTTGTACAAGACTTGTCGTAACAACCACTTGCCTTGATTACCACGTATTTTCATTGATAAGGGGATTTGCCAAGCAAATTCCACAACACGATGGTCTAGAAAAGGTATACGACTTTCGAGACTCACACCCATACTGGCACGATCTACTTTTACCAAGATGTCATCTGGTAAGTAGCTCATCAAATCCAAGTACATCATGCGTTCTGTAAAATCTGGTAAACTTGCACACAAATTGCGATCGCTCAGAACTGTTCTGAGTTCAGAACTACCAATGACAACTTTCTCTGGTTCTTGCCAATGGGATACCAAATCTGCATACATAATATCGGGGTTAGGAACTGCTAAGATGCTTGCTAACTTATGTAACTG
This region of Nostoc sp. UHCC 0302 genomic DNA includes:
- a CDS encoding NAD-dependent epimerase, giving the protein MTKILVTGAAGFIGFHLSKYLLERGDEVVGLDNLNDYYDVTLKKDRLEQLLEKPGFSFHLLDLADREGISKLFAQLSFNKVVNLAAQAGVRYSLKNPHAYVDSNLVGFVNILEGCRHTNVEHLVFASSSSVYGANTKIPFSVHDNVDHPVSLYAATKKANELMAHTYSSLYGLPTSGLRFFTVYGPWGRPDMALFIFTKAILAGQPIDVFNYGKMRRDFTYIDDIVEGVIHVVDQVAEPNPNWSGYSPDPATSYAPYKNYNIGNNQPVELMHFIEILENYLGMKANKSLLPMQPGDVPTTYADIDALVEDVGFKPNTKIEVGIEHFVKWYRSYYQV